One Leptospira saintgironsiae DNA segment encodes these proteins:
- a CDS encoding sulfurtransferase produces the protein MLNLNIRKLGILSILISVFASCDAPEYITPYQKLALVQPVQVFETSQLLSVSNDDYNSNTYGLITASTLESWRSNWASNRPSAISGRLIIFQISGGALSGSYIRPETGVRVYGISASSTDYTFFGQTRFNGLIDTETIVPEGANIDAFLKRFGVNPATDLIVLAQDVPSDGNLMMTLRSWYTLYYWGVEKNHLAVLNGAASTKIAASQLTGGSIYTVPTTSGAGTVGSLYRDHTILQATLADVFNAVQGITDPTFTNSTPAPAGGSFIMDARSSTEYDGSGSTVGPSNLTCADTPSCYTPFEGHVKGAKNLPFANFINANKEFLPKSDLQNLLSTNGYTEGQTIIAYCRTNVRSSITGFATLAILGYPTRFYDGSWVEWGSLAFDSGATWSNLSAVSPWRTDRGTVSQSITYNVGKGGIDASNISNLGTYFTPDRNFAKGTNDIIDQDKKYLSGSASSGGGG, from the coding sequence ATGTTAAATTTAAATATTAGAAAATTAGGAATTCTTTCTATACTAATTTCGGTTTTCGCATCCTGTGATGCTCCGGAATACATCACTCCGTATCAGAAGCTTGCTCTGGTACAGCCTGTGCAGGTGTTTGAGACTTCACAACTTCTGTCCGTTTCGAATGACGACTATAATAGCAATACGTATGGTCTGATAACTGCATCCACTTTGGAATCTTGGAGATCCAATTGGGCATCGAATCGTCCATCTGCGATCAGCGGAAGATTGATCATCTTTCAGATAAGTGGAGGAGCACTTTCCGGTTCTTATATAAGACCTGAGACTGGTGTAAGAGTGTATGGGATCAGTGCGAGTTCTACAGATTATACTTTTTTTGGTCAGACTAGATTTAACGGCCTGATCGATACAGAGACCATTGTTCCGGAAGGAGCGAATATTGACGCATTCTTAAAACGTTTCGGTGTGAATCCCGCAACAGATCTGATAGTGCTCGCGCAAGATGTTCCTTCCGACGGGAACCTGATGATGACCCTTAGATCCTGGTATACATTGTATTATTGGGGAGTGGAGAAAAATCACTTGGCAGTTTTGAACGGAGCGGCTTCCACAAAGATCGCTGCTTCTCAATTAACGGGTGGCTCTATCTATACTGTTCCGACAACAAGCGGAGCAGGAACAGTAGGAAGTTTGTATCGAGATCATACAATCTTACAAGCTACACTTGCAGATGTTTTTAATGCTGTTCAAGGTATAACCGATCCGACTTTCACGAATTCTACTCCGGCTCCAGCGGGAGGAAGTTTCATCATGGATGCTAGATCGTCAACGGAATACGACGGAAGCGGATCCACAGTAGGACCTTCTAATCTTACCTGTGCGGATACTCCTAGTTGTTATACACCTTTTGAAGGGCATGTAAAAGGTGCGAAAAATCTTCCGTTTGCAAACTTTATCAATGCAAACAAGGAGTTCCTGCCAAAATCAGATCTCCAAAATCTTCTATCAACGAACGGATATACGGAAGGACAGACAATCATTGCTTATTGCAGAACGAATGTAAGATCTTCCATCACTGGATTTGCAACTCTTGCGATCCTTGGATATCCTACAAGATTTTATGACGGATCTTGGGTGGAATGGGGATCTCTTGCCTTCGATTCAGGTGCGACTTGGTCCAACTTAAGTGCTGTGTCTCCTTGGAGAACCGACAGAGGTACCGTGAGCCAATCGATTACGTATAACGTAGGAAAGGGTGGAATAGACGCATCCAATATTTCTAATTTAGGAACCTACTTCACTCCGGATCGTAACTTTGCAAAAGGTACCAACGATATCATCGACCAGGATAAAAAATATCTCTCTGGCTCTGCTTCCTCCGGAGGAGGGGGC